The following are from one region of the Gammaproteobacteria bacterium genome:
- a CDS encoding cytochrome c, class I, which translates to MREMIKTLAIAASVAAMIPLTVQAEGISVVAAATPVTSAEVTGSVPKQVSVSNANTFNRLLKKDKDPNAAPPEDGIHDTDNDNTFNLQPPKVAYEGWPKTNFGNHVNWVQVLAEGKINPRYDRVDPEVEPFVMDLDIVRPVKASVPDVVFPHKPHTVWLHCSNCHPKIFVPQAGANQINMSAIILGEKCGVCHGKVSFPVTTSSCKLCHSKPKDKNWTPPLSGATVKNPWR; encoded by the coding sequence ATGAGAGAGATGATAAAAACGCTAGCTATTGCTGCTTCGGTCGCAGCGATGATCCCGCTGACTGTGCAAGCTGAAGGTATTTCTGTTGTGGCAGCAGCGACCCCCGTGACTTCTGCTGAAGTTACCGGTTCAGTACCAAAGCAGGTTAGTGTTTCCAACGCGAACACTTTTAACCGCTTGTTGAAGAAAGACAAGGATCCGAATGCCGCTCCACCTGAAGATGGTATTCACGACACAGATAATGACAATACTTTTAACCTGCAGCCGCCCAAGGTGGCTTACGAGGGCTGGCCAAAAACTAATTTTGGTAACCACGTAAACTGGGTGCAGGTGTTGGCGGAAGGTAAGATTAATCCTCGCTATGACCGCGTTGATCCAGAGGTTGAGCCCTTTGTTATGGATCTGGACATCGTGCGTCCGGTGAAAGCATCTGTGCCAGATGTGGTGTTCCCACATAAGCCGCACACTGTGTGGTTGCACTGCTCCAACTGTCATCCAAAGATCTTTGTGCCACAGGCGGGCGCAAACCAGATCAACATGTCAGCCATTATCTTGGGTGAGAAATGTGGTGTTTGTCATGGTAAGGTCTCTTTCCCTGTGACTACCTCATCCTGCAAACTGTGTCACTCCAAGCCGAAGGACAAGAACTGGACGCCTCCTTTGAGCGGTGCGACAGTGAAGAATCCTTGGCGCTAA
- a CDS encoding cytochrome c3 family protein: MKFVKTRAKSVLGMLMAAALGFAASVIAAEQPKLEATYEASSGHFQLHGDVVPIAEDGIHDPFNESVAILQPPAEAMLNFPRDKRGIINWVEALDKGLINPRTGLTGDEKMHSVDFDVIFQNTASMPYVRFPHRPHTIWLTCKNCHPGIFIPQRGANPVTMAAIMQGEYCGVCHGKVAFPPYECDRCHKEPRESAGLRYK; the protein is encoded by the coding sequence ATGAAGTTTGTTAAGACAAGGGCGAAGAGCGTGCTGGGCATGCTGATGGCCGCAGCGCTGGGGTTTGCAGCGTCGGTGATAGCCGCAGAGCAACCTAAGTTGGAGGCAACTTATGAAGCCAGCTCTGGTCATTTTCAATTGCACGGTGATGTTGTTCCTATTGCCGAGGATGGTATTCATGATCCGTTCAATGAATCCGTTGCTATTTTGCAGCCGCCAGCGGAAGCCATGCTTAATTTTCCTCGGGATAAGCGCGGTATCATCAATTGGGTTGAAGCGCTGGATAAAGGTTTGATCAACCCTCGCACGGGCTTGACTGGCGATGAAAAAATGCACTCTGTGGATTTCGACGTCATTTTTCAGAATACGGCATCAATGCCGTATGTGCGCTTTCCCCATCGCCCCCACACGATTTGGTTAACCTGTAAAAATTGCCATCCTGGGATATTTATTCCACAGCGAGGCGCTAACCCCGTGACCATGGCGGCCATCATGCAGGGTGAGTACTGCGGTGTGTGCCACGGTAAGGTTGCTTTTCCACCCTATGAGTGTGATCGATGCCACAAAGAACCCCGCGAAAGCGCAGGACTGCGCTACAAATAA